GAAACTGAAAAAGCGCGGCGAATTGAAAGTCGGCAATTATGCCGATGTAGTCATTTTCGACCCTGAAAAAGTACAGGATCACGCCACCTATGACAGGCCGCAACAGTTTGCAACGGGCGTTTCAGACGTATTCGTAAATGGCGTGCTCGTCCTGAAAAATGGAGAACATACCAATGCCAGGCCGGGCAGGTTCGTGAAAGGGCCTGGGTTTGTAGAATGACCCATTCTCAAATAGCAATCGAAGTCTGTGAACTAAGATCCTTCAATTCCTTCACTGAATTGCAGAGGCCCATTACTTTGCCGTCTTTGTTGATGATCAAATGCGTCGGGAACTGATTGATTTGGAGTGTATCCGTTACGTAACCTTTTTTATTTCCAACTGTTTTGTAATCGAAACGCTGTCTGCTCAGGAATTTCCTTAATGCATTCTCCGAATCCAGCGCGACGCTCAGAAAAACAACATCGTCACGGTCTTTATTTTTGGCAACGATTTCATTGAGTTCGGGCATTTCTTCCACGCAGGGTATACAGCCGATAAACCAGAATTTCATCACTACATATTTGCCTTGTGTATTTTCGGGTGTATAAGCCTCACCGTCCAGATCGGTAAAATGGAGTCCGGCTAGCGGTTTACCCATTTTCAGATAGTAGTGATAGTCCGTATAAGCCTGGGCGAGCAGCTGATTTTTGATGTTGTCCTCGGCATCCGGTTTGAGCGGTTCCAGTTTGTATTGAATAACCGAATCACGGGCAATGTACTTATAAACCATATATTTACCTGTCGCATATTTGGTCATGAAACTATCAACCGGCATAGGCTTCGAATCTGTGTTGAATGCATCAAAATGCTTATAAAATTTGAGATGCGTCGAGTAGTAGGACCAAAAATGTGTAAAATCAGACATTGAAGTTTCCGTTCCGACGACCGGTTTTCCTAGTTTGTCTTTTTCATCCGAGCAACCGACAACCAGCGTTAATGTCAGCAAAAAGAACAAATTCGGCAGTTTTGATAATCGTGTCATCACTTTTGGCTTAGTTCGGTAAATCCGTGAACCAATGATTCAGGGCACTGCAATATACTACACAATATATAATAAAATTTCATATCGTGTAATTTACTGTATTGCCCCGATTTATTTTCATGGCTGACAAATCCCCTTCACTTTTCGATCTGAAACTTAAAAAGCTACCCAGATTATAACTCCGGCGCAGATACTTTCCGCGCTGGCCTTTTATCGGCAAAGTATTCTCATTTTGAGGAATATAAATGCATTTCGTCAATTAAATCATTCCGGTCGTCAACGCACTTTTCCAGGTTGGTACAGCATTCGTTTCTTTGACTATCAGTTCAGTTAGCGCAGCGAATATTCCACCTTAAACGCTTCATCCGGAAGATGATACGAACCAAATCCATACTACTGTTCGCAGTAATGTTTTACCTGGGTGCACAAGGTACCTGGGCCCAACCGACAAAGCATGGCAGCATTGTTACCGAGCGTTTGATCTCCACGGTACTTCGCGGGACACGTACCGGGCTTGATACCACCCGCAGTATCAAAATTTACCTTCCGCCTGGTTACGAGCAGTCTGGCAAGGCATACCCGGTTGTTTATTATTGTCACACCGTTTTCCAGAATCCCGAGAAAATGTTCGAAGACGGCAACCTGGTAAGATTGCTGGAGAGAGGATTTGCAGGTGGCATTATTCAGGAATTTATCTTCGTGGTCGGCGATTACAGTTCACCCACGACGGGCAGTTTATATGAAAACTCGTCCGCTACCGGTCGCTGGCTCGACTATACGATCCAGGAGCTGGTACCATTTATCGACAGCCGCTACCGTACCCTGCCGCGCCCCGAAAGCCGCGCTGTGGCCGGTGATATGATGGGAGGGCGCGGCGCTTTGCTGCTCGCAATGCGGAATCCCGAGATTTTCAGCGTTGTATATGCGATGAACCCGGTGGGTACCGGCCAAGGTGTGCTGCCCATTCAAAATTACCCGAACTGGCAGAAAATGCATGAAGCGAAGTCTTTCTCTGATCTCAAAAGTGAGCCGATCTCGCAGCTTTTTGTAACCATGTCACAGGCATTTCTTCCTAACCCCAATCGCCCGCCATTCTACTGCGACTTTATCATGGAAATGGCGGGTGGCAAGCTGATATATAACGGTGAAAATGCACGCAGGCAGGTCGCAGGGTTCTCATTAAACGACAGGCTGGACGAATATGCGGCCAACCTCAAAAAGCTGCGCGGTATTGCATTTGACTGGTCGCGCTACGACCCTATCCCGGACCATATCTATGGTTCTCAGGATTTTACACGAAAACTCGAACGCCTTGGAATCGAGCATGAAGCCGAAGAATATCGCGGCATTTACTGGACTGAAAATTGGGCCGAAGATGGACGGTTTTATTCCCGCCTACTTCCGTTTTTTCAGCGGCACCTGCTTTTTGAAACAAAAAAATTAAGTGTAAACCATTGATCCCATGCGCTCACTCAAAATCGAAATCCTGATTGGAATATTCATCTGCGCCACACTTACTTCGGTATCGGGGCAACAGGGCACAGTCGTCACCGAGCACATTAATTCCATCGAACTCAGCGAAAACCTTGTTGGCATTGACCTCAATCGCACTGTGAAGGTTTACCTGCCACCGGGCTATGCT
The genomic region above belongs to Dyadobacter pollutisoli and contains:
- a CDS encoding alpha/beta hydrolase, giving the protein MIRTKSILLFAVMFYLGAQGTWAQPTKHGSIVTERLISTVLRGTRTGLDTTRSIKIYLPPGYEQSGKAYPVVYYCHTVFQNPEKMFEDGNLVRLLERGFAGGIIQEFIFVVGDYSSPTTGSLYENSSATGRWLDYTIQELVPFIDSRYRTLPRPESRAVAGDMMGGRGALLLAMRNPEIFSVVYAMNPVGTGQGVLPIQNYPNWQKMHEAKSFSDLKSEPISQLFVTMSQAFLPNPNRPPFYCDFIMEMAGGKLIYNGENARRQVAGFSLNDRLDEYAANLKKLRGIAFDWSRYDPIPDHIYGSQDFTRKLERLGIEHEAEEYRGIYWTENWAEDGRFYSRLLPFFQRHLLFETKKLSVNH
- a CDS encoding TlpA family protein disulfide reductase, giving the protein MTRLSKLPNLFFLLTLTLVVGCSDEKDKLGKPVVGTETSMSDFTHFWSYYSTHLKFYKHFDAFNTDSKPMPVDSFMTKYATGKYMVYKYIARDSVIQYKLEPLKPDAEDNIKNQLLAQAYTDYHYYLKMGKPLAGLHFTDLDGEAYTPENTQGKYVVMKFWFIGCIPCVEEMPELNEIVAKNKDRDDVVFLSVALDSENALRKFLSRQRFDYKTVGNKKGYVTDTLQINQFPTHLIINKDGKVMGLCNSVKELKDLSSQTSIAI